The Candidatus Zixiibacteriota bacterium genome contains a region encoding:
- a CDS encoding YbbR-like domain-containing protein, with protein sequence MPKIFENLWVKLAALILAFLLWFHVATNKIYQEEATLPLSQVVVPGKLILSEPPPDSVTVLVAATGKKLMQSNWKKVGLKLILGNNRTGRFKVEISPDNLSLAKTEKVEMLEVISPREIEVDLDRKTEKRVMVRSQVTVVPADGFGIRGADSISPAMVTITGPYTLLAGVNEIQTEQVAFEKARKNVSTRIPLKHPGVYGMVIQPDTVDIFVQVVPVKTRNFADIPLKLGNSPIGGRYDLFPPMIEVRAAGTAAAIDSLKSNHIMALVDYRKADNSGLAPVQVHLPDGISLVHLSVDSVRIIKR encoded by the coding sequence ATGCCGAAAATATTCGAGAATCTCTGGGTAAAACTGGCGGCCCTGATTCTGGCCTTCCTCCTCTGGTTTCATGTCGCCACTAATAAGATATATCAGGAAGAAGCGACTCTTCCGCTCTCTCAGGTCGTTGTTCCGGGGAAATTGATTTTATCGGAACCGCCGCCCGATTCGGTGACCGTGCTGGTGGCCGCCACCGGCAAAAAACTTATGCAGAGCAATTGGAAAAAGGTGGGGTTGAAACTGATTCTCGGCAACAATCGCACCGGGCGATTCAAAGTGGAAATCAGCCCCGATAATCTCAGTCTGGCCAAGACCGAAAAAGTTGAAATGCTCGAGGTGATTTCACCCCGCGAGATTGAGGTCGATCTGGATCGAAAAACCGAAAAGCGAGTCATGGTGCGCTCACAGGTAACCGTTGTCCCCGCCGATGGTTTCGGCATCAGAGGCGCCGATTCAATAAGCCCGGCCATGGTCACTATAACCGGCCCATATACTCTTCTGGCCGGTGTGAATGAGATACAGACCGAGCAAGTGGCCTTTGAAAAGGCCCGCAAGAATGTCTCTACCAGAATTCCACTGAAGCACCCCGGCGTCTATGGCATGGTGATTCAGCCGGACACGGTTGATATTTTTGTCCAGGTTGTCCCGGTGAAAACAAGAAACTTCGCCGATATCCCGCTGAAACTTGGCAATTCCCCGATAGGGGGCAGGTATGATCTGTTTCCGCCCATGATTGAGGTCCGAGCCGCCGGAACCGCCGCCGCGATCGATTCACTCAAATCGAATCATATCATGGCGCTGGTCGATTACAGGAAAGCCGACAACAGCGGGCTGGCCCCGGTGCAGGTTCATCTTCCCGATGGTATCTCCCTGGTGCACCTTTCGGTCGATTCGGTAAGAATAATCAAAAGATAA
- the tsaD gene encoding tRNA (adenosine(37)-N6)-threonylcarbamoyltransferase complex transferase subunit TsaD, with amino-acid sequence MLTLGIETSCDETSVAVVRDDREILSNIILSQLVHKGYGGVVPELASREHLKAIIAVYREALDKAAVSEEEIDLVAATHGPGLVGALLVGLNFGKGLAFGWNKPFVAVNHLEGHVAANFLVHHDLSSKHLTLIISGGHTSLVLVDGFGHYRVLGQTKDDAVGEAYDKVAKILGLGYPGGAEIDRLAKIGNRKYFRFPRGVMKEDSFDFSYSGLKTAVALHIRDLPENELELHRAEIAASFQEAALEVLVSKTVRAAEQFDIKAVTLSGGVAANSRLKEMMQEKLTHIGARFFFPPPELCTDNAAMIAAAGFKRYQMDGPSDWSVNAVPYLKLV; translated from the coding sequence ATGTTAACGCTGGGTATAGAAACCTCCTGCGATGAGACCTCCGTGGCCGTCGTCCGGGATGATCGGGAAATTCTCTCCAATATTATCCTGAGCCAACTGGTGCATAAGGGGTACGGGGGGGTGGTGCCGGAACTGGCCAGCCGCGAACATCTGAAAGCAATTATCGCCGTGTACCGTGAAGCGCTCGATAAGGCGGCGGTTTCGGAGGAGGAAATCGACCTCGTTGCCGCCACCCATGGGCCGGGACTGGTCGGGGCACTGCTCGTGGGGCTGAATTTCGGCAAGGGGCTGGCTTTCGGCTGGAATAAACCGTTTGTGGCGGTCAATCATCTCGAGGGACATGTGGCGGCCAATTTTCTGGTGCATCACGACCTCTCCTCGAAACATCTGACCCTGATTATCTCCGGCGGGCATACCTCGCTGGTGCTGGTTGACGGTTTCGGCCATTACCGGGTTTTGGGGCAGACCAAAGATGATGCGGTCGGCGAGGCGTACGATAAGGTGGCCAAAATCCTCGGCCTTGGTTATCCGGGCGGCGCCGAGATCGACCGGCTGGCGAAAATCGGAAATCGTAAATATTTCCGGTTTCCGCGCGGCGTGATGAAAGAAGACAGTTTTGATTTCTCCTATTCCGGCCTTAAGACGGCCGTCGCCCTGCATATTCGCGATCTTCCCGAAAATGAATTGGAATTGCACCGCGCCGAGATCGCCGCCTCGTTTCAGGAGGCGGCGCTGGAGGTGCTGGTGAGCAAAACCGTCCGAGCTGCCGAGCAATTTGATATAAAAGCGGTGACACTTTCGGGTGGAGTGGCCGCAAACAGCCGCCTGAAAGAGATGATGCAGGAGAAGCTTACTCATATCGGCGCCCGGTTTTTCTTCCCGCCTCCGGAACTCTGCACCGATAACGCCGCCATGATTGCGGCGGCCGGTTTCAAGCGGTATCAGATGGATGGTCCCTCGGACTGGTCGGTGAACGCCGTGCCGTATTTGAAGCTCGTATAG